The nucleotide sequence TCACGCACGATGCAAGAGCGTTTGACCTCCTGGTCGGACAGAGCGGGAGCTGGCCGGCGTCGCCGGATGCCGCCTCGTCTTATGCTGCATTGCAACATATGCCGGGCCGGGCAAAGCTCAAGCGCGACGAAAGGGCAAGGGGCCTGTCCGATAGGTCATGTTGCAGCGCGGCAACAGTTGGACGGGCGGGGGTGCGGTCTCTATCCTGTGCGCGGCGGCGGAAGCCGCGGGTCTGCGGGGTGAAGGGAACGGCCATGAGCATCTGGGGAAAGATCCTGGCGACGGCGGCGGGCTTCGCGCTCGGCGGGCCGCTCGGCGGTCTGGCGGGGGCGGTCGCCGGCCATGCGGTGGACCGGCTGCGCGGCAGCGGGGAGACGGCCGAGTCGGCCGCGGCCCCCGCCGCGAGCAGGGACGGCCGGACCCCGCGGGAGCCGCACCCCGCCACCCGCACCGTCGCCTTCACCATCGGCGTCATCGCGCTGGCGGCCAAGATGGCGCGGGCCGACGGGGTGGTGAAGCGGGTGGAGGTCGACACCTTCAAGCGGCTGTTCCGCGTCCCGCCGGAGGAGCTGGAGACCGTCGGCCGCGTCTTCGACCGCGCCCGCCGCGACACCCACGGTTTCGAGGAGTATGCCGCCCAGATCGCCCGGCTGTTCGAGGACCGCCACGCGGTGCTGGAGGAGCTGCTGGACAGCCTGCTGATGATCGCCGAGGCCGACGACGAGCTGCATGCCGAGGAGGTCGCCTATCTGCGCCGGGTGGCGGAGATCTTCGGCTTCGGCGCGGCGGAGTTCGACCGCATCCTGGCCGGCCACCATATGGCGGGCATGCCCGGCGACGACGACCCTTTCCATGTGCTGGGCGTGGCGCACGGCGCCGACGACGCGACGGTGAAGGCGGCGCACCGCCGGCTGGTCCGGGAGCATCATCCCGACCGGCTGATCGCCGAGGGCCTGCCGCAGGAATTCATCGACCTGGCGACCCGGAAGATCGCCGCGGTCAACGCCGCCTACGACCGCATCCGCAAGCAGCGCGGCAGCCTGCAGGCGCCCGCGGAGCGGGGGGCCGCGAAATAAGGGGCAACCGCCTACATACGTATTCCTATGGTTGTAAATTCTATCTCCTCTTCTCGTCTTATGACGTAGGATGCGGGTGACCGGCGGCGCTGGGCGCCGCTTCCGCCAGGGAGGAGAGAGACAGGATGGTCCGCCCGCTTGCCCGCAGAACGGCAGCCCTTGCCGCCTTCATCCTAATGGGAGCCGCCACCGGCATCGCCGCCGCCCAGACCGCCGCCCCCCAGACCGCCGCCCCCAGATGGCGGCACCCCAGACGGCGGCACCCCAGATGGCGGCCGGCCAGCGGCCGGGCAGCGCCACCGCCCCGCTCGTGCTGGGCGAGACGCTGACCCTGACGCTGGGCG is from Azospirillum thermophilum and encodes:
- a CDS encoding TerB family tellurite resistance protein, producing MSIWGKILATAAGFALGGPLGGLAGAVAGHAVDRLRGSGETAESAAAPAASRDGRTPREPHPATRTVAFTIGVIALAAKMARADGVVKRVEVDTFKRLFRVPPEELETVGRVFDRARRDTHGFEEYAAQIARLFEDRHAVLEELLDSLLMIAEADDELHAEEVAYLRRVAEIFGFGAAEFDRILAGHHMAGMPGDDDPFHVLGVAHGADDATVKAAHRRLVREHHPDRLIAEGLPQEFIDLATRKIAAVNAAYDRIRKQRGSLQAPAERGAAK